A part of Primulina eburnea isolate SZY01 chromosome 10, ASM2296580v1, whole genome shotgun sequence genomic DNA contains:
- the LOC140842925 gene encoding uncharacterized protein: protein MNGTRLTCLNYYAYMLQIQENSPSLILRGGRLLQQYVVDNYVKIETQRLRWIRSNQRDIRSELYQGLQDCLHGGENNAGNVGTKIVLPSSFCGSPRDMYQRYQDAMTLVQTYGKPDIMLTMTCNPNWNEIKNQLLPGQSPQDRPDLITRIFRSKFEEFKKDIVDRGVLGKVRSYSYVIEYQKRGLPHVHMLVIFENNDKLCTPDHFDSIVRAEIPLQTEEPNLQKSVVHHMIHGPCGSMNPNCPFMVNGKCKKNFPKPFVEYTSRGNDSYPLYRRREGGQVSIPNNDDVFIDNGWISSPFLSNRSIWSDSLRTSEERSVTEDDIFSIAVDIVTCSSSIFRDTSDSTLSTHLLESLHQYERKKAQLQYTVVVQQELEFLYYSGRVSTFKRKAQLREVRELLEVPAGVDLFKEGHLYKLFLLKELEILRRISASHNFCKTSSSALAAWMSMWIIAVEEKI from the exons ATGAATGGTACCCGATTAACATGCTTAAATTACTATGCGTATATGCTACAG ATACAAGAAAATTCACCATCTTTGATTCTTAGAGGAGGTCGTCTACTTCAACAATATGTGGTTGACAATTACGTAAAGATTGAAACACAAAGACTACGATGGATACGTTCAAATCAACGTGATATACGTTCAGAACTTTACCAGGGATTGCAAGATTGTTTACATGGAGGTGAAAATAATGCAG GAAATGTTGGTACCAAAATCGTTTTGCCATCATCTTTCTGTGGTAGCCCACGTGACATGTACCAACGGTATCAAGATGCCATGACTTTGGTACAAACATATGGAAAACCAGATATAATGCTTACAATGACATGCAATCCGAATTGGAATGAGATAAAAAATCAACTACTTCCTGGGCAATCACCTCAAGACCGTCCAGATTTGATTACAAGGATATTTCGGTCAAAATTCGAGGAATTTAAGAAAGACATTGTGGATAGAGGGGTTTTAGGTAAGGTCCGCTCTTATTCATACGTCATTGAGTATCAGAAAAGAGGGCTTCCTCATGTTCATATGTTGGtcatatttgaaaataatgaCAAGTTGTGTACTCCCGACCACTTTGACTCAATTGTGCGTGCTGAAATACCTTTACAAACAGAAGAACCCAACTTACAAAAATCAGTTGTCCACCATATGATACATGGGCCCTGTGGATCGATGAATCCTAATTGTCCATTCATGGTAAATGGTAAATGCAAGAAGAACTTTCCGAAACCATTTGTGGAATACACATCTCGAGGAAATGATTCATACCCTTTGTATCGAAGACGTGAAGGTGGCCAAGTATCAATTCCCAACAATGACGATGTTTTCATTGATAATGGTTGG atctcttccccctttttgtcaaaccgCTCCATCTGgtcagatagcttgcgaacgtCAGAAGAAAGGAGCGTGACAGAGGatgacatattttcaatagcaGTAGACATTGTGACTTGCAGTAGTTCAATTTTCCGAGACACAAGCGACTCCACACTGTCGACCCATTTG CTTGAATcacttcatcaatatgagcgAAAGAAAGCTCAGCTTCAGTATACAGTTGTTGTTCAACAGGAGCTGGAGTTCCTGTATTACTCTGGGCGGGTCTCTACTTTCAAGCGGAAGGCCCAACTACGAGAGGTGCGGGAGCTCCTAGAGGTTCCTGCGGGGGTGGACCTTTTTAAGGAAGGTCATCTCTATAAGCTCTTTCTTCTAAAGGAGCTGGAGATCCTCCGCCGCATCTCTGCCTCCCACAATTTCTGCAAAACCtcttcctcagcactagctgcatGGATGAGTATGTGGATAATTGCTGTGGaggaaaaaatatga